The following proteins are encoded in a genomic region of Planococcus lenghuensis:
- the hemE gene encoding uroporphyrinogen decarboxylase yields the protein MPQEFNDTYLRAARGQKTDHVPVWFMRQAGRSQPEYRKLKEKYSLEEITKQPELCAYVTKLPVDQYNVDAAILYKDIVTPLPAIGVDVEIKAGVGPVISNPIRSAADVAKLGEIHPEQDVPYVLETIRLLTREQLNVPLIGFAGAPFTLASYMIEGGPSRSYNKTKALMVSEPETWFALMDKLADTIIPYMKAQIQAGAKAIQVFDSWVGALNKEDYRIFIKPVMDRIFRELREEGVPLTIFGVGASHLALEWHDLPVDVVGLDWRLPIREAREMGMTKTVQGNFDPSYLLADWPVIEERAKAILDQGLETDGYIFNLGHGVFPEVNPDTLKRLTAFVHEYSAKHKANS from the coding sequence ATGCCACAGGAGTTTAATGACACTTATCTGCGTGCAGCCCGGGGACAGAAAACTGATCATGTACCGGTCTGGTTCATGCGGCAGGCAGGGCGTTCGCAGCCGGAATACCGAAAATTGAAAGAGAAGTACTCTCTTGAAGAAATTACGAAACAGCCAGAGCTGTGCGCGTATGTAACAAAGCTGCCGGTTGACCAATATAATGTCGACGCAGCAATTTTGTATAAGGATATCGTGACGCCGCTCCCTGCAATCGGTGTGGATGTCGAAATTAAGGCTGGCGTCGGACCTGTCATTTCGAATCCGATCCGTTCAGCTGCAGATGTAGCAAAGTTGGGCGAAATCCATCCGGAACAAGACGTGCCGTATGTGCTTGAGACCATCCGGCTCTTGACCCGGGAACAGCTGAATGTGCCACTGATCGGCTTTGCCGGCGCACCGTTTACGTTAGCGAGTTACATGATTGAAGGCGGACCATCCCGCAGCTACAATAAAACGAAAGCATTGATGGTCTCAGAGCCTGAGACATGGTTCGCACTGATGGATAAGCTGGCGGATACAATCATTCCATATATGAAAGCACAGATTCAGGCTGGTGCGAAAGCGATTCAAGTGTTTGATTCGTGGGTGGGAGCGCTGAATAAAGAAGACTATCGTATTTTTATCAAACCGGTTATGGACCGGATTTTCCGCGAGCTCCGGGAAGAAGGAGTGCCGCTGACGATTTTCGGTGTCGGTGCGAGCCATCTGGCACTGGAATGGCATGATCTGCCGGTGGATGTTGTCGGCCTTGACTGGCGGCTGCCGATTCGCGAAGCGCGGGAAATGGGCATGACAAAGACTGTGCAGGGTAATTTTGATCCTTCCTATCTGCTGGCTGACTGGCCGGTGATTGAAGAACGGGCAAAAGCGATTCTTGACCAGGGTTTGGAGACGGACGGTTATATTTTCAATCTTGGCCATGGCGTATTCCCGGAAGTGAATCCGGATACCCTGAAACGGCTGACTGCATTTGTACATGAATACAGTGCAAAACATAAAGCGAATTCTTAA
- the hemH gene encoding ferrochelatase, with the protein MMKKTMGLLVMAYGTPYTEDDIERYYTHIRHGRKPSQESIDDLRSRYEAIGGISPLAAITKQQGEALCARLNEVQDEVEFKVYFGLKHIEPFVEDAVEAMHRDGIQEAVSIVLAPHFSTFSIKSYNGRAKEAAAKLGGPHIVSVESWYDEPKFIQYWSSKVKEILDPMSEEAKRKTCLVVSAHSLPEKITQAGDPYPEQLHETARLVAEQSGAKNVVVGWQSAGQTPEPWLGPDVQDLTRDLFEHEGYTAFIYTPVGFVADHLEVLYDNDYECKVVCDDVGADYYRPAMPNTDPLFIDAMADAVLKKLGSE; encoded by the coding sequence ATGATGAAAAAAACAATGGGCTTGTTGGTGATGGCTTATGGCACGCCATATACCGAAGATGATATAGAACGCTATTATACGCATATCCGGCATGGCAGAAAGCCAAGCCAGGAAAGCATCGATGATCTTCGCTCGCGCTATGAAGCGATCGGGGGCATCTCTCCGCTTGCAGCAATCACAAAACAACAGGGAGAAGCGCTGTGCGCCCGGTTGAACGAAGTGCAGGATGAAGTTGAATTTAAGGTGTATTTTGGATTGAAGCATATTGAACCATTCGTAGAAGATGCAGTAGAAGCGATGCATCGTGACGGGATTCAGGAAGCAGTATCGATTGTACTTGCCCCGCATTTTTCTACATTTTCGATTAAATCTTATAACGGACGTGCAAAAGAAGCAGCTGCAAAATTGGGCGGGCCGCATATCGTATCTGTGGAAAGCTGGTATGATGAGCCGAAATTCATCCAGTACTGGAGCTCAAAAGTAAAAGAAATTCTTGATCCCATGTCGGAAGAAGCAAAAAGGAAAACTTGCCTGGTGGTTTCGGCTCATTCACTGCCTGAAAAAATCACCCAGGCTGGTGATCCGTATCCGGAACAATTGCATGAAACAGCCCGCCTGGTTGCAGAGCAGTCCGGTGCGAAAAATGTGGTGGTCGGCTGGCAGAGTGCCGGACAGACACCTGAACCGTGGCTTGGTCCGGATGTACAGGATTTAACACGGGACTTATTCGAACATGAAGGATACACAGCGTTCATTTACACCCCAGTTGGCTTTGTCGCAGACCATCTGGAAGTATTGTATGACAATGATTATGAATGTAAGGTGGTCTGTGACGATGTTGGGGCTGACTATTACCGGCCGGCGATGCCAAACACGGATCCTCTTTTTATCGATGCCATGGCGGATGCAGTCCTGAAAAAACTCGGCAGCGAGTGA
- the hemG gene encoding protoporphyrinogen oxidase yields the protein MTETMRKVTVIGGGITGLSTAFYLQKEARERGISLELTLIEAAHRLGGKIQTIKRDGFIIERGPDAFLARKDSMRTLVKELGLESELIRSSAGQTFVLAGEELHPVPGGSAYRGISLRF from the coding sequence GTGACGGAAACAATGCGGAAAGTAACAGTAATCGGCGGTGGTATTACCGGTCTTTCGACAGCTTTTTATCTGCAGAAGGAAGCGCGGGAGAGAGGCATCTCGCTTGAACTGACGCTGATTGAAGCGGCGCATCGGCTCGGCGGTAAAATCCAGACTATAAAACGGGACGGGTTTATCATAGAGCGGGGGCCGGATGCATTTTTAGCACGGAAGGACAGCATGCGAACGCTGGTGAAAGAATTAGGACTGGAAAGCGAACTCATCAGAAGTTCAGCAGGACAGACCTTTGTTTTGGCAGGTGAAGAGCTTCATCCGGTGCCGGGCGGCTCGGCGTACCGGGGGATTTCACTCCGTTTCTGA
- the hemG gene encoding protoporphyrinogen oxidase, which translates to MRAAADLVLPKSAESGDQSVGTFFRRRFGREIVDNLIEPLLSGIYAGDIDRLSLEATFPQFRQLEREHRSLIFGIRKSISHAGPQPLNPGEGIYHTFRGGLSTVVRKLEAALSDAAILKGVKAEHISQTETGVSLSLNNKSVIEADAVVLAVPHFAARQLFQSFGLLESLTDMPSATIASISLAFRADAIQQPLDGTGFVVSRHSDSAITACTWTSRKWPHSTPEGFTLFRAYVGRRGNEMIVDLSDSEIEKAVLEDLQKTMKISREPEFMIVSRFPNAMPQYAVGHMEQVAKAKAELHAMFPMIELAGSSYGGVGIPDCVAQGRTAARQLMDRL; encoded by the coding sequence ATGCGGGCGGCAGCCGATTTGGTGCTTCCGAAGTCGGCAGAATCCGGCGATCAGTCCGTCGGCACGTTCTTCCGCCGGCGTTTCGGCAGGGAGATCGTCGATAACCTTATTGAGCCGCTGCTGTCAGGCATTTATGCCGGGGATATCGACCGGCTGAGCCTGGAAGCGACATTTCCGCAGTTTCGTCAATTGGAGCGAGAGCACAGAAGCCTGATATTCGGCATAAGAAAATCCATCTCACATGCCGGTCCGCAGCCGCTTAATCCGGGGGAAGGCATATATCATACATTCCGGGGCGGACTCAGTACGGTTGTGCGTAAGCTGGAAGCAGCACTGTCAGATGCCGCGATTTTAAAAGGGGTAAAAGCTGAACACATCAGTCAGACAGAGACCGGAGTGTCATTATCCTTGAATAATAAATCAGTCATTGAAGCAGATGCTGTGGTGCTGGCTGTGCCGCATTTTGCAGCACGGCAGCTTTTCCAGTCATTTGGACTTCTTGAGAGTCTTACGGACATGCCTTCCGCTACCATTGCATCCATTTCACTGGCGTTTCGGGCAGATGCCATTCAGCAGCCATTGGATGGAACCGGCTTTGTGGTATCCCGTCACAGTGATTCGGCTATCACAGCCTGTACGTGGACGAGCCGAAAGTGGCCGCACAGTACACCGGAAGGGTTCACCTTGTTCAGAGCATATGTCGGCCGGCGCGGCAATGAAATGATTGTCGACCTGTCAGATTCGGAAATTGAAAAAGCGGTGCTCGAAGACTTGCAGAAAACGATGAAGATCAGCAGAGAACCGGAATTCATGATTGTATCCCGCTTTCCGAATGCCATGCCGCAATACGCAGTCGGCCATATGGAACAGGTTGCGAAGGCGAAGGCTGAACTTCATGCAATGTTTCCAATGATCGAACTGGCCGGCAGCTCTTACGGCGGCGTTGGGATTCCCGATTGCGTGGCCCAGGGAAGAACAGCCGCCCGCCAGCTGATGGACCGGCTGTAA
- a CDS encoding FixH family protein, with amino-acid sequence MRKVWMGLGLIAVMTTAGCGAEEAGHNSPEEQVDAEGTLEMITVEIITSETAEPGDEVRLAAEVVQGTEAVADADEVMFEVWKSGRREQGEMIEGIHTENGIYEASRVFEEKGLYFIQAHTSARGLHIMPQQEITVGNPDSESIESDGNETGSAMENMENHLEE; translated from the coding sequence ATGAGGAAAGTGTGGATGGGGCTGGGACTTATAGCTGTTATGACAACAGCTGGTTGTGGAGCAGAAGAAGCTGGGCATAACAGCCCCGAAGAACAAGTTGATGCTGAAGGTACACTGGAAATGATCACTGTTGAAATCATAACTTCCGAAACAGCTGAGCCCGGCGATGAAGTTCGGCTTGCCGCCGAAGTGGTGCAGGGAACAGAAGCAGTGGCTGATGCCGATGAAGTCATGTTTGAAGTTTGGAAATCCGGCCGCCGGGAACAGGGTGAGATGATTGAAGGCATCCATACGGAGAATGGAATTTACGAAGCTTCACGTGTTTTTGAGGAAAAAGGGCTTTATTTTATACAGGCACATACCAGCGCACGAGGTCTTCATATAATGCCGCAACAGGAAATCACAGTCGGCAATCCGGATTCAGAATCCATCGAATCAGATGGTAATGAAACCGGAAGTGCAATGGAAAATATGGAAAATCATTTAGAAGAATAA
- a CDS encoding solute symporter family protein gives MNGENWQLSNPVIGLVVVGLTFLLFYVVGFLANRKSASAKDLYVGGANVGAATNGLAMAATYMSLATFLGITALILQLQVPFILLWIQLILAIPLITIIYGTSLRRMGAFSPTHFIRDRYGVSASIIAALFMILVSIMYALGQMIGIAVTFETLLGIPYMTGLIVGGLLIVGYITIGGMAGATKNAAIQMFIIALMFIVPLAAIMKAVGGTGWFFPPLFYADMVPAMMEAMPTFFDYQFSPKWYFSIIPALTIGALGLPHLAMRVYTASSLKSARSAMVWFAFILGLVFSATYAMGFVGVFATATQGLTVAPADADKLTIILNLVYNPEWVTALVIAGAISAGLSTLSGNLLAIGALLSQDIVSTLKPDISQKASLRLGYAAIFFGGVASILLAIEPPAFLVVSILWAFGLAGVTNAPLIIVGVWWKEANKFGAMAAAVVGGLLYIIVSPFVFPNIVLTGHALTDGLGLSGAMLAVPISFILLIVVSYITNRMPSLSNKLTTQADTELVERIHGWTDVQSYRYSSKIGAGITVVACTAVAVWALMPWNM, from the coding sequence ATGAACGGTGAAAACTGGCAGTTATCTAATCCGGTTATAGGACTTGTTGTTGTTGGCCTTACTTTCTTATTATTTTATGTTGTTGGATTTTTAGCTAACCGGAAAAGTGCTTCAGCGAAAGATTTGTATGTCGGGGGCGCCAACGTAGGGGCAGCGACGAACGGACTCGCAATGGCGGCCACCTACATGAGTTTGGCGACATTCCTGGGAATCACTGCACTGATTCTGCAATTGCAGGTGCCGTTCATCCTGTTGTGGATTCAGCTGATCCTAGCCATTCCGCTGATCACAATTATTTACGGAACAAGCCTGCGCCGGATGGGCGCTTTCTCACCTACTCACTTCATCCGTGACCGCTATGGGGTTTCGGCATCAATTATTGCTGCACTATTTATGATTCTTGTTTCCATCATGTATGCACTTGGCCAAATGATTGGGATTGCGGTGACATTTGAAACGTTGCTGGGTATCCCGTATATGACCGGGCTGATCGTTGGAGGATTGCTCATTGTCGGTTATATTACAATCGGCGGAATGGCCGGTGCTACGAAAAATGCCGCTATCCAAATGTTTATCATAGCGCTGATGTTCATTGTGCCGCTGGCAGCGATCATGAAGGCGGTAGGAGGAACAGGCTGGTTTTTCCCGCCATTGTTCTATGCGGATATGGTGCCGGCAATGATGGAAGCCATGCCGACATTCTTCGACTATCAGTTCTCGCCTAAATGGTATTTCTCCATCATTCCAGCACTGACAATCGGAGCGCTCGGTCTGCCTCACTTGGCGATGCGTGTGTATACGGCTTCAAGCCTGAAAAGCGCCCGCTCAGCTATGGTCTGGTTCGCTTTTATTCTGGGCCTGGTTTTCTCGGCAACTTATGCAATGGGATTTGTGGGTGTGTTCGCAACAGCGACGCAAGGGCTGACAGTGGCACCTGCCGACGCTGATAAACTGACAATCATCCTGAACCTTGTCTATAACCCGGAATGGGTGACAGCTCTCGTTATCGCCGGAGCGATTTCCGCTGGTCTGTCTACGTTGAGTGGGAACTTGCTGGCAATCGGAGCTCTTCTCTCTCAGGATATCGTATCGACACTGAAACCGGATATCTCACAGAAGGCAAGTCTTCGTCTCGGTTATGCGGCAATCTTTTTCGGAGGGGTTGCGAGCATTTTGCTGGCGATTGAACCGCCTGCCTTTTTGGTAGTCAGCATTCTCTGGGCTTTTGGTCTGGCAGGCGTGACGAATGCGCCGCTTATCATCGTTGGCGTATGGTGGAAGGAAGCCAATAAATTCGGTGCCATGGCAGCCGCGGTCGTCGGCGGTCTGCTGTATATCATCGTTTCACCATTCGTCTTCCCGAACATTGTACTGACCGGCCATGCACTGACAGACGGACTCGGCTTATCCGGGGCCATGCTCGCCGTACCGATCAGTTTCATTCTCCTGATCGTGGTTTCGTATATAACAAACCGGATGCCGTCATTGTCTAATAAGCTGACGACACAGGCGGATACCGAGTTAGTGGAGCGGATCCACGGCTGGACCGATGTCCAGTCATACCGCTACAGCAGTAAAATCGGTGCCGGCATCACGGTCGTCGCATGTACGGCTGTTGCTGTGTGGGCATTGATGCCTTGGAATATGTGA
- the yhfH gene encoding protein YhfH, translating into MENVIEFFKNLPPKQCASCGQAIEEQHECYGNECDSCNKV; encoded by the coding sequence ATGGAAAACGTCATCGAATTTTTCAAAAACCTGCCTCCTAAACAATGTGCATCCTGTGGCCAAGCGATCGAAGAACAGCATGAATGCTACGGCAATGAATGCGATTCATGCAATAAAGTATAA
- a CDS encoding lipoate--protein ligase yields the protein MYFVDNKGITDPRINLAIEEYVLRKGDVEKDSYFLFYINGPSIIIGKNQNTVEEINTEYVDANGIHIVRRLSGGGAVYHDLGNLNYSFITKDDGDSFRNFRKFTGPIVDALQSLGVNAELSGRNDLVVEGRKISGNAQFSTQGRMFSHGTLMLDTEIGEVVNALKVSKDKIESKGIKSVRSRVANISEFLEKPLTIEEFRKYILHSIFEGEANVKYWELSDEDWDNIRKLSEERYGNWDWNFGKSPKFNVRHSNRFPVGGIDVRLQVENGTVKEAHIYGDFFGLGDIGEVEQALAGTKYERAALSDALEGLDIPALLGGITKEEFVNLIY from the coding sequence GTGTATTTTGTTGACAATAAAGGTATAACAGATCCCCGTATTAACCTGGCGATCGAAGAGTATGTGCTCAGAAAAGGGGACGTAGAGAAAGATTCCTATTTTCTGTTCTATATCAATGGACCATCGATCATTATCGGAAAGAATCAAAATACAGTAGAAGAGATCAATACAGAATACGTGGATGCGAACGGTATCCACATCGTTCGCAGGTTATCCGGCGGCGGTGCCGTCTATCATGATCTCGGCAATCTCAATTACAGCTTCATCACGAAAGACGATGGCGACAGTTTCCGCAATTTCCGGAAATTCACCGGTCCGATCGTCGATGCGCTGCAATCATTAGGAGTAAACGCGGAATTGTCCGGCCGTAACGACTTAGTGGTGGAAGGGCGTAAAATTTCAGGAAATGCACAGTTCTCGACGCAGGGCCGTATGTTCAGTCATGGCACATTGATGCTGGATACTGAAATCGGGGAAGTCGTGAATGCCCTGAAAGTAAGTAAGGATAAAATCGAGTCCAAGGGAATTAAATCGGTCAGAAGCCGGGTCGCGAATATTTCAGAGTTTCTGGAGAAACCGCTGACAATCGAAGAGTTCCGCAAGTATATTCTGCATTCCATTTTTGAAGGAGAAGCGAATGTAAAGTACTGGGAGCTGTCTGATGAAGATTGGGATAATATTCGCAAGTTATCAGAAGAGCGCTATGGCAATTGGGATTGGAATTTCGGCAAATCCCCAAAATTCAATGTCCGTCATTCCAACCGCTTCCCGGTCGGCGGTATTGATGTCCGGCTGCAGGTGGAAAATGGAACAGTGAAAGAAGCGCATATTTATGGCGACTTTTTCGGACTTGGGGATATCGGTGAAGTGGAACAGGCACTGGCCGGTACAAAGTATGAACGTGCGGCCTTATCGGATGCATTGGAGGGGCTGGATATTCCAGCGCTTCTTGGCGGCATTACGAAAGAGGAATTCGTGAACCTGATTTATTAA
- a CDS encoding response regulator transcription factor, with protein MVAHRIFIVEDDPKIADLLAATLRKYHYEVKAAKDFDEILGEAAAFQPHLILLDINLPSYDGYYWCRQLRQETTCPILFISARSGDMDQVFALENGGDDFITKPFHYEIVLAKIRSYLRRAYGEYAPKQEERAVQVGKLTLYLERMELHAASRVIPLQKKECAILELLMKQHPKVVSREQLLEELWDDQAFVDENTLNVNMTRVRKKLMDYDVQSTIETVRGAGYRFALDEREV; from the coding sequence ATAGTGGCACACCGTATTTTTATAGTGGAAGATGACCCTAAAATCGCTGACCTGTTGGCAGCGACACTGCGCAAATACCATTACGAAGTGAAAGCGGCAAAGGATTTTGATGAAATCCTGGGAGAAGCTGCAGCATTCCAGCCGCATCTTATATTACTGGATATCAATCTTCCGTCCTATGACGGCTATTACTGGTGCCGGCAGCTTCGGCAGGAAACCACATGCCCGATTCTGTTCATTTCCGCCAGGTCCGGTGATATGGACCAAGTATTTGCACTGGAGAATGGCGGCGATGATTTCATTACGAAACCTTTCCATTACGAAATCGTCCTTGCGAAGATAAGAAGCTATTTGCGACGGGCATATGGCGAGTATGCACCCAAGCAGGAGGAACGGGCTGTACAGGTCGGGAAATTGACATTATACCTGGAACGGATGGAACTCCATGCGGCTTCTCGTGTAATCCCGCTTCAGAAGAAAGAATGCGCGATTCTTGAGTTGCTGATGAAGCAACATCCGAAAGTGGTGTCACGTGAACAGTTGCTGGAGGAACTATGGGATGATCAGGCGTTTGTTGATGAGAATACGCTGAATGTCAATATGACACGCGTACGCAAAAAGCTGATGGATTATGATGTCCAGTCCACGATTGAAACAGTACGCGGGGCCGGGTACCGCTTTGCGCTGGATGAGAGGGAAGTGTAA
- a CDS encoding sensor histidine kinase — protein sequence MIRLFFREHAAFIIFEFLLVVFILLLFWLDGFRRADTFSYVFIISTVLIATFLLAKFVRRYTFYKRVLHKPDTMEKALERNAKTPEFLEAERYLHDLYKLYQDEVQALYATQSRQIRFMNQWVHQMKTPLAVLEMLLQEEGELDKRSMREELDRMKAGLETVLMNARIETFEEDMQIDQVQLQALVQETISENKRLFISKRVYPVIDVPADFIVTTDRKWMKFTIGQFLTNAVKYTFEPERKVFVTANCREGDILLTVKDEGIGIPASDLARIRRPFFTGENGRKTGESTGMGLYLADEVCKKLGHQLDISSSPGEGTAISVLFHQQEQASKE from the coding sequence ATGATCCGGCTGTTTTTTCGGGAACATGCAGCTTTTATCATTTTCGAATTTCTCCTTGTTGTGTTCATCCTGCTCCTGTTCTGGCTGGATGGATTCCGCCGCGCCGATACATTCAGTTATGTTTTCATCATCAGCACTGTTCTGATTGCCACATTTCTGCTGGCAAAGTTCGTCCGGCGATACACTTTCTACAAACGGGTGCTTCATAAACCGGATACAATGGAAAAAGCACTGGAGCGAAATGCGAAAACACCGGAATTTCTGGAGGCTGAGCGATATTTACACGATCTGTACAAGCTATATCAAGATGAAGTGCAGGCGCTGTATGCCACCCAGAGCCGACAAATCCGCTTTATGAATCAATGGGTGCACCAGATGAAAACGCCGCTGGCTGTTCTGGAAATGCTGCTGCAGGAAGAGGGCGAGCTCGATAAACGCAGCATGCGGGAAGAGCTGGACCGGATGAAAGCCGGCCTGGAAACTGTCCTGATGAACGCGAGGATAGAAACATTTGAAGAAGATATGCAGATTGACCAAGTCCAGCTCCAGGCGCTTGTACAGGAGACCATATCAGAAAACAAGCGGCTGTTTATTTCAAAGCGGGTGTATCCGGTGATTGATGTGCCGGCGGATTTCATCGTAACAACGGACCGCAAATGGATGAAATTCACGATCGGCCAATTTTTGACAAATGCGGTTAAGTATACATTCGAACCTGAACGGAAAGTATTCGTCACTGCCAACTGCAGGGAGGGGGATATCCTGCTGACAGTGAAAGACGAGGGGATCGGCATTCCAGCTTCAGATCTGGCGCGGATCCGCCGGCCTTTTTTTACAGGAGAAAACGGCCGAAAAACAGGTGAATCAACAGGCATGGGGCTGTACTTGGCAGATGAAGTATGTAAAAAACTTGGACATCAGCTTGATATCAGTTCATCTCCGGGTGAAGGGACAGCAATTTCTGTGTTGTTTCATCAGCAGGAGCAGGCAAGCAAGGAGTGA
- a CDS encoding ABC transporter ATP-binding protein, translating into MALLKIEDVTKVYEGKVTHRALNQLSFEVEHGEFLAIMGPSGSGKTTLLNVISTVDSLTGGSVQIGPTNPHQLSKNELALFRRRELGFVFQDFGLLEMLTVEENLVLPLTLDNVPVDRMAKRVLEVAGKLNLTGILHKRPNEISGGEAQRTAIGRALIHEPSLILADEPTGNLDSKASRDVLELLSGASRERGATIIMVTHDPVTASYCDRVLFIKDGEFFNEIYRDDRRQTFYQRVLNVLSLLGGNVNDLSAIRLS; encoded by the coding sequence ATGGCGCTTCTAAAAATTGAAGACGTGACAAAAGTATATGAAGGAAAAGTGACTCACCGGGCGCTCAATCAACTGAGCTTCGAAGTGGAACACGGAGAGTTTCTGGCAATCATGGGCCCGTCAGGAAGCGGAAAAACCACTCTTCTCAATGTCATTTCAACGGTCGATTCCTTGACGGGCGGAAGTGTGCAGATCGGTCCAACCAATCCGCATCAGCTGTCGAAAAATGAATTGGCATTGTTCCGACGGAGAGAACTTGGATTTGTATTCCAGGATTTCGGATTACTGGAGATGCTGACGGTGGAAGAAAATCTGGTGCTGCCGCTGACGCTCGATAATGTGCCGGTTGACCGCATGGCCAAACGGGTACTGGAAGTGGCAGGCAAATTGAACCTGACCGGTATTCTCCATAAGCGGCCGAATGAAATCTCAGGCGGGGAAGCGCAGCGGACGGCGATCGGCCGCGCACTGATTCATGAACCTTCCCTTATTCTGGCGGATGAACCAACCGGCAACCTGGATTCCAAAGCTTCCCGGGATGTACTTGAATTGCTGTCAGGCGCAAGCAGGGAACGGGGGGCCACCATTATCATGGTGACCCATGACCCCGTGACTGCCAGCTATTGTGACCGGGTGCTGTTCATCAAAGATGGCGAATTTTTCAATGAGATCTACCGGGATGACCGGCGGCAGACATTTTATCAGCGTGTGCTGAACGTACTGTCGCTGCTTGGAGGCAATGTCAATGACCTTTCAGCAATTCGCCTTTCGTAA